From the Natrarchaeobaculum aegyptiacum genome, one window contains:
- a CDS encoding homoserine kinase produces MLTVRAPATSANLGSGFDVFGVALGAPADVVRVERAPETTITVTGVGSQYIPEDPAKNTVGAVAEALDAPAHIRIDKGVRPSSGLGSSAASAAGAALALNELYDRGLSRADLVPIAAEGEAVVSGEAHADNVAPSLLGGFTVVADGGVTQVDASIPVVACLPETTVSTRDARGVVPDSASLESVVDTVGNAATLTVGMTRNDPVLVGRGMDDEIVTPERAKLIRGYEDVREAALEAGATGVTVSGAGPGVLAVCRRASQRAVAAAMIDAFDSAGVDSRAYQTTVGEGARLYRPGSD; encoded by the coding sequence ATGCTGACCGTTCGGGCCCCGGCGACGAGCGCGAACCTCGGGAGTGGCTTCGACGTCTTTGGCGTCGCGCTCGGGGCTCCAGCGGACGTCGTCCGGGTCGAACGAGCCCCGGAGACGACGATCACGGTCACGGGGGTCGGAAGCCAGTACATTCCGGAGGACCCGGCGAAGAACACCGTCGGTGCCGTCGCCGAGGCGCTCGACGCGCCAGCGCACATCCGAATCGACAAAGGTGTCCGCCCTTCGTCCGGACTCGGATCGTCGGCCGCGAGTGCGGCGGGTGCCGCGCTCGCGCTCAACGAACTCTACGATCGCGGCCTCTCGCGGGCGGACCTCGTCCCGATCGCCGCAGAAGGCGAGGCGGTCGTCTCCGGCGAGGCCCACGCGGACAACGTCGCCCCGTCGCTGCTTGGGGGTTTCACCGTCGTCGCCGACGGCGGCGTCACCCAGGTCGACGCGTCGATCCCCGTCGTGGCCTGTCTCCCCGAGACGACCGTCTCGACGCGCGACGCTCGCGGCGTCGTCCCCGACAGCGCCTCCCTCGAGTCGGTCGTCGACACCGTGGGTAACGCCGCGACGCTCACCGTCGGGATGACCCGAAACGATCCCGTCCTCGTCGGCCGCGGCATGGACGACGAGATCGTCACGCCCGAACGCGCGAAACTCATCCGCGGCTACGAGGACGTCCGCGAGGCCGCTCTCGAGGCGGGTGCCACCGGCGTCACCGTCAGCGGCGCCGGTCCGGGTGTCCTCGCAGTCTGTCGGCGTGCGAGCCAGCGAGCGGTCGCCGCGGCGATGATCGATGCCTTCGATTCCGCCGGCGTCGACAGCCGGGCCTACCAGACGACAGTCGGTGAGGGTGCCAGGCTCTACCGTCCCGGTTCGGACTGA
- a CDS encoding Tfx family DNA-binding protein has product MQAMIDEVDQLLEDVGFDPDSSVLTHRQAQVLALRERDISQADIAAELGTSRANVSSIESSARENLRKARETVAFAEALRAPVRIRVPEGTDLYDVPELVYEACDDAGVKVDYTAPDLMKSVSDAAGAAVEGRQVSRPLVVGVTSDGMVRVRHRDQDVE; this is encoded by the coding sequence GTGCAGGCGATGATCGACGAGGTCGACCAGCTACTCGAGGACGTCGGGTTCGACCCGGACTCGAGCGTGTTGACCCACAGGCAGGCACAGGTGCTGGCCCTGCGCGAACGGGACATCTCGCAGGCGGACATCGCGGCGGAACTCGGCACCTCGCGGGCGAACGTCTCCTCGATCGAGTCCAGCGCGCGAGAGAACCTGCGGAAGGCCCGCGAGACCGTCGCGTTCGCGGAGGCCCTGCGAGCCCCCGTTCGCATCCGTGTCCCGGAGGGGACCGACCTCTACGACGTGCCGGAACTGGTCTACGAAGCCTGCGACGACGCCGGCGTCAAGGTCGACTACACGGCGCCGGACCTGATGAAGTCGGTCAGCGATGCCGCCGGCGCGGCAGTCGAGGGGCGACAGGTCTCGCGGCCGCTGGTCGTCGGCGTCACCTCCGACGGGATGGTCCGCGTTCGCCATCGTGATCAGGACGTCGAGTAG
- a CDS encoding universal stress protein, translating to MTDDTDPQTSDDASHPRTRILVPLPILEGGAVSAGLADLLEPLDVTVLGFHVLPEQTPPDQARLQYEDRATDALEDLAVEFGAEDGTADYRLVFTHDRKQTIDRVAAATTAGVYVVPGATGPVERLLVALTGDVAVDHVCAFTAELVGDRDIEVTLFLATDDEAAGRDLLEAARERLTDRGIDVQTDLAVDVAPLEALVDAAADHDAVVMGERAPSLRSLVFGEEAERIAAESVGPVFVVRRLEGDDGEERTLEGDGEGTESDAARDDDGEQSKDGG from the coding sequence ATGACCGACGATACTGACCCACAGACTTCCGACGACGCATCGCATCCACGGACGCGCATCCTCGTTCCACTGCCTATCCTCGAGGGCGGCGCCGTCTCGGCCGGGCTGGCAGACCTGCTCGAGCCACTGGACGTGACCGTCCTCGGCTTCCACGTCCTGCCCGAACAGACGCCACCCGATCAGGCCCGACTCCAGTACGAAGACCGGGCGACCGACGCGCTCGAGGACCTCGCCGTGGAGTTCGGGGCCGAGGACGGAACGGCCGACTACCGCCTCGTGTTCACCCACGACCGGAAACAGACGATCGATCGCGTCGCCGCGGCGACGACGGCCGGCGTCTACGTCGTTCCCGGAGCGACGGGTCCCGTGGAACGCCTGCTGGTGGCCCTGACAGGCGACGTCGCGGTCGATCACGTCTGTGCGTTCACCGCCGAACTGGTCGGTGACCGGGACATCGAGGTCACGCTCTTTCTCGCGACCGACGACGAGGCCGCCGGCCGCGACCTGCTCGAGGCTGCGCGCGAGCGGCTCACTGACCGCGGCATCGACGTTCAGACGGACCTCGCCGTCGACGTCGCGCCGCTGGAGGCGCTCGTCGACGCGGCGGCCGATCACGACGCCGTCGTGATGGGTGAACGCGCCCCATCGCTTCGCTCGCTCGTCTTCGGCGAGGAGGCCGAACGAATCGCGGCCGAGTCGGTCGGTCCGGTGTTCGTGGTGCGACGGCTCGAGGGTGACGACGGCGAGGAACGAACGCTCGAGGGCGACGGCGAGGGCACGGAGTCGGACGCAGCGCGGGACGACGACGGAGAACAGTCCAAGGACGGCGGATAG
- a CDS encoding universal stress protein gives MATSRDHRVLVPVDVLGGEAVPEAIVETLASVPVTLLAYRELPDQVGTDHAREQWGDRARGELEALADAFREADCVDVRTRLVFTHDRLETIERVAIEERCTAIALLEPAPVLESVLLAVRGDVNLEPIAAFLGGVLDGTDLTVTILHVTSGDDREQGIGVLETAADELAAAGVDRERIGTSLVVDGSPTRAILAASTDHDLLVVGESRPSVRRLVFRDRARVLARGAVDPVLVVRGEYLSPADDAADDENGESESRSGGDDTEAESR, from the coding sequence ATGGCAACCAGCCGCGACCACCGCGTGCTCGTTCCGGTCGACGTCCTCGGCGGGGAGGCCGTCCCCGAGGCGATCGTCGAGACCCTCGCGTCCGTTCCCGTCACCCTGCTCGCCTATCGCGAACTCCCCGACCAGGTCGGGACCGACCACGCCCGCGAGCAGTGGGGCGACCGCGCACGAGGTGAACTCGAGGCGCTCGCGGACGCGTTTCGCGAGGCAGACTGCGTCGACGTTCGGACGCGTCTCGTGTTCACCCACGATCGCCTCGAGACGATCGAACGGGTCGCCATCGAAGAGCGGTGTACGGCGATCGCCCTCCTCGAGCCGGCACCCGTTCTCGAGTCGGTCCTGCTCGCCGTCCGCGGCGACGTCAACCTCGAGCCCATCGCGGCCTTCCTCGGGGGCGTCCTCGACGGGACCGACCTCACGGTGACGATCCTTCACGTGACGAGCGGAGACGACCGCGAGCAGGGGATAGGCGTCCTCGAGACGGCTGCCGACGAACTGGCTGCCGCGGGCGTCGATCGCGAGCGGATCGGGACCAGCCTCGTCGTCGACGGCTCGCCGACGCGGGCGATTCTCGCGGCCTCGACGGACCACGATCTGCTGGTCGTCGGTGAGAGTCGTCCTTCGGTGCGCCGGCTGGTGTTTCGAGACCGTGCGCGGGTCCTGGCGCGGGGAGCCGTCGACCCCGTCCTCGTCGTTCGCGGTGAGTACCTGTCTCCCGCGGACGACGCCGCGGACGACGAAAACGGTGAGTCCGAAAGCCGGAGTGGGGGTGACGACACGGAAGCCGAGAGCCGGTGA
- a CDS encoding MBL fold metallo-hydrolase has product MERISLSNGAFEGNNNAYLFAGGEDVVLVDTGDWMPATREQLEAEFDDRGVSFSDVDRIFLTHWHQDHTGLAGEIQAESGAEVYAHEADAPLIEGDEETWEAMRDTQETYFEEWGMPEAKQVELRERIVRNDEPIELPSVTPFEDGDTFTVNGTELTAVHTSGHAAGLCLFEFERDGNREILSGDALLPVYTPNVGGADVRVDRPLERYLRALQSIVDADYDRAWPGHRDPIDDPAARAAHIIHHHEERSYRVLDALDRLGPCDTWTVSDDLFGDLESIHILHGPGESYAHLEHLERDGTVVREGTEYRLADGVAEELAALEDERWELEF; this is encoded by the coding sequence ATGGAACGCATCTCACTGTCGAACGGCGCGTTCGAGGGCAACAACAACGCATACCTCTTCGCTGGCGGCGAGGACGTCGTCCTCGTGGATACCGGCGACTGGATGCCCGCCACGCGCGAGCAACTCGAGGCTGAGTTCGACGACCGGGGCGTCTCGTTTTCGGACGTCGACCGAATCTTTCTGACCCACTGGCATCAGGATCACACCGGCCTCGCGGGCGAGATTCAGGCCGAGAGCGGTGCCGAGGTCTACGCCCACGAGGCCGACGCGCCGCTGATCGAAGGCGACGAGGAGACCTGGGAGGCGATGCGAGACACACAGGAGACCTACTTCGAGGAGTGGGGGATGCCCGAGGCAAAGCAGGTCGAACTCCGCGAGCGGATCGTGCGCAACGACGAGCCGATCGAACTCCCCTCGGTGACGCCGTTCGAGGACGGCGATACGTTCACCGTCAACGGAACCGAGTTGACGGCCGTCCACACCTCGGGTCACGCCGCCGGTCTCTGTCTCTTCGAATTCGAGCGAGACGGCAACCGTGAGATCCTCTCCGGCGACGCCCTCCTGCCCGTCTACACGCCGAACGTCGGCGGCGCGGACGTCCGGGTCGACCGGCCGCTCGAGCGGTACCTGCGGGCGCTCCAGTCGATCGTCGACGCCGACTACGACCGCGCGTGGCCGGGTCACCGTGATCCGATCGACGACCCCGCAGCTCGGGCTGCCCACATCATCCACCACCACGAGGAGCGCTCCTACCGCGTGCTCGACGCGCTCGACCGTCTCGGCCCCTGTGACACCTGGACCGTCAGCGACGACCTCTTCGGCGACCTCGAGAGCATTCACATCCTCCACGGTCCGGGCGAGTCCTACGCCCACCTCGAGCACCTGGAACGTGACGGGACGGTCGTCCGCGAGGGCACCGAGTACCGGCTGGCCGACGGCGTGGCCGAGGAACTGGCGGCGCTCGAGGACGAACGCTGGGAACTCGAGTTCTGA
- a CDS encoding SDR family oxidoreductase, whose product MDLELDDSTALVTASSSGLGFASAQALASEGANVTICGRDGDRLEDAREDVAETGPGDVLAIQADLTDPDDVSRLVGETVETFGGLDHVVTSAGGPPSTTFLETDERDWYASFDLLVMSVVWTIEEAHPHLLESPHGTITCITSRTVKEVADGLLLSNAVRRGVEGLVKTISREFAPEIRANTVVPGTIETARIEELLEARIERGVYADYEEGLADFADSVPMDRIGEPRELGDLVAVLASPRASYVNGASIPIDGGELRS is encoded by the coding sequence ATGGACCTCGAACTCGACGATAGCACGGCACTGGTGACGGCCTCCTCGAGCGGACTCGGTTTCGCGAGCGCGCAGGCGCTCGCATCGGAGGGTGCGAACGTAACCATCTGTGGCCGCGACGGGGACCGCCTCGAGGACGCCCGTGAGGACGTAGCCGAGACCGGACCGGGCGACGTCCTCGCGATTCAGGCGGACCTCACCGATCCGGACGACGTCTCGCGACTCGTCGGCGAGACGGTCGAGACGTTCGGCGGGCTCGATCACGTCGTCACTTCTGCCGGCGGCCCGCCGAGTACGACCTTCCTCGAGACTGACGAGCGCGACTGGTACGCGTCCTTCGACCTGCTCGTGATGAGCGTCGTCTGGACCATCGAGGAGGCCCACCCGCACCTGCTCGAGTCGCCCCACGGGACGATCACCTGCATCACCTCCCGGACGGTGAAGGAGGTCGCCGACGGACTCTTGCTCTCGAACGCGGTTCGCCGAGGTGTCGAGGGGCTGGTCAAGACGATCTCCCGGGAGTTCGCCCCGGAGATCCGGGCGAACACGGTCGTTCCGGGAACGATCGAGACCGCACGCATCGAGGAACTGCTCGAGGCACGCATCGAACGCGGCGTCTACGCGGACTACGAGGAGGGCCTCGCCGACTTCGCGGACTCGGTTCCGATGGACCGTATCGGCGAACCACGCGAACTCGGCGACCTGGTGGCCGTCCTGGCGAGTCCCCGCGCGAGTTACGTCAACGGCGCGTCGATCCCGATCGACGGGGGCGAGTTGCGCAGCTAG
- a CDS encoding APC family permease → MAEESSESVNASSPSSPPSPPSTGPDASVSGTNLDGEAPRVEPTVETDEATITDDAELERTIGLSGGLAIGIGTMIGAGIFVFPGLAAGNAGPAASLSFAIGAVIALLVALPTSELATAMPKSGGGYYFISRGLGTLAGTVVGLSLWFGLVFATAFYLVGFGYYVVDTLVEVGVAAGEWLVIPIAVLAGVAFTILNVTGTENAAKLQNGVVALLLSIIVCFLAVGGLDAAGVFGEPSTPERFAPHGAMPILSTAALVFTSYLGFAQVATVAGEMKDPGRNLPLAMVGSVLVVGVLYVATIFVATSAFGSDQLETLGETAMVEVGRHYLGTVGALAILVGGLLATMSSANASVLSTSRAIYAVSRDALLPRDASRINLRYGTPHVALGLAGGPIVVLTATGRVELLAEVASFLHLVMYGLICVALLALRRNEPEWYDPAFRVPGYPIVPILGALSSFALVAFMQPASRWIGLAIVVLTAGWYAYYARDVSLRGVL, encoded by the coding sequence ATGGCCGAGGAGTCGTCTGAATCTGTGAACGCTTCATCTCCTTCGTCCCCGCCGTCCCCACCGTCGACGGGACCTGACGCGTCGGTCTCCGGAACCAACCTCGACGGCGAGGCTCCGCGGGTCGAGCCGACGGTCGAGACCGACGAGGCCACGATCACCGACGACGCCGAACTCGAGCGGACGATCGGCCTTTCCGGTGGGCTCGCGATCGGTATCGGGACGATGATCGGCGCCGGGATCTTCGTCTTTCCGGGGCTCGCCGCGGGTAACGCCGGACCGGCCGCGTCCCTCTCGTTCGCCATCGGTGCCGTGATCGCGCTGCTGGTCGCGTTACCCACGTCGGAACTGGCGACGGCCATGCCGAAGAGTGGCGGTGGTTACTACTTCATCTCCCGTGGGCTGGGAACGCTCGCCGGGACCGTCGTGGGCCTCTCGCTGTGGTTCGGGCTCGTCTTCGCGACGGCGTTCTACCTCGTCGGGTTCGGCTACTACGTGGTCGACACGCTCGTCGAAGTCGGCGTCGCCGCTGGTGAGTGGCTCGTCATCCCGATCGCAGTCCTAGCCGGGGTCGCGTTCACGATTCTCAACGTGACTGGCACCGAGAACGCGGCGAAACTCCAGAACGGCGTGGTGGCGCTGTTGCTCTCGATCATCGTCTGCTTTCTCGCTGTCGGCGGGCTGGACGCGGCGGGTGTGTTCGGCGAGCCGTCAACGCCCGAACGGTTCGCCCCCCACGGCGCGATGCCGATCCTGTCGACCGCAGCGCTCGTGTTCACCTCTTACCTCGGGTTCGCACAGGTCGCGACCGTCGCCGGCGAGATGAAAGACCCCGGCCGGAACCTCCCACTGGCGATGGTCGGTTCGGTGCTCGTCGTCGGCGTCCTCTACGTCGCCACCATCTTCGTCGCCACCAGCGCGTTCGGGAGCGACCAGCTCGAGACCCTCGGCGAGACCGCGATGGTCGAGGTCGGGCGTCACTACCTCGGCACGGTCGGGGCCCTCGCGATCCTCGTCGGCGGCCTGCTGGCGACGATGTCGAGCGCCAACGCCTCTGTCCTGAGCACCTCCCGGGCGATTTACGCCGTCTCGAGGGACGCGCTGTTACCCCGGGATGCGAGCCGGATCAACCTCCGCTACGGCACGCCACACGTCGCGCTCGGACTCGCTGGTGGGCCGATCGTCGTGTTGACCGCAACCGGTCGCGTCGAGTTGCTCGCCGAAGTCGCCTCCTTCCTTCACCTCGTGATGTACGGCCTGATCTGCGTGGCACTGCTCGCGCTCCGGCGGAACGAACCCGAGTGGTACGATCCCGCGTTCCGCGTCCCCGGTTACCCGATCGTCCCGATCCTCGGGGCGCTCTCGAGTTTCGCGCTGGTCGCGTTCATGCAACCAGCCTCCCGGTGGATCGGACTCGCGATCGTCGTCCTCACCGCCGGCTGGTACGCCTACTACGCTCGCGACGTCTCGCTGCGAGGTGTGCTCTGA
- the ubaA gene encoding SAMP-activating enzyme E1, with protein MSDLRLDATQLDRYSRHVIMDEIGPEGQQRLLEGSVLVVGAGGLGSPAIQYLAAAGVGRIGIVDDDVVERSNLQRQIVHADADVGRPKVESAADYVRALNPDIDVETHEKRLNPENVADLVDGYDVVCDASDNFATRYLLNDYCVLSNTALAHGAIYRFEGQVTTFTNERDGSAASEETDVNADEEDSPCYRCLFPEAPEPGTVPDCATTGVLGVLPGTVGCIQATEVVKYLLGKGDLLEGRLLMYDAMDMSFEPVEMRANPACPVCGDQPEIESVEEVSYEGTCSMPAD; from the coding sequence CCGGTACTCGAGACACGTTATCATGGACGAGATCGGTCCCGAGGGGCAACAGCGACTGCTCGAGGGGAGCGTGCTGGTCGTCGGCGCCGGGGGACTCGGCTCGCCGGCGATCCAGTATCTGGCGGCGGCGGGAGTCGGCCGGATCGGGATCGTCGACGACGACGTCGTCGAGCGGTCGAACCTGCAACGCCAGATCGTCCACGCCGACGCCGACGTGGGGCGGCCGAAAGTCGAGAGCGCCGCCGACTACGTCCGGGCGCTCAACCCAGATATCGACGTCGAGACCCACGAGAAGCGGCTGAATCCCGAGAACGTGGCCGACCTCGTCGACGGCTACGACGTGGTCTGCGACGCCAGCGACAACTTCGCGACGCGGTACCTGCTCAACGATTACTGCGTCCTCTCGAACACGGCGCTGGCTCACGGGGCGATTTACCGATTCGAAGGGCAGGTGACGACGTTCACGAACGAGCGCGACGGGAGCGCCGCCAGCGAAGAGACCGACGTGAACGCCGACGAGGAGGACTCACCCTGCTACCGCTGTCTGTTCCCCGAAGCTCCCGAACCCGGGACGGTCCCCGACTGCGCGACGACCGGCGTCCTCGGGGTCCTCCCCGGCACCGTCGGCTGCATCCAGGCCACCGAGGTCGTCAAGTACCTGCTCGGGAAGGGCGACCTGCTCGAGGGGCGACTGCTGATGTACGACGCGATGGACATGAGCTTCGAACCGGTCGAGATGCGGGCGAACCCGGCCTGTCCGGTCTGTGGCGACCAGCCCGAGATCGAGTCGGTCGAGGAGGTCTCCTACGAGGGAACCTGTTCGATGCCCGCAGACTGA